The Candidatus Polarisedimenticolaceae bacterium genome contains the following window.
GTCGCGCTCGTCGTTCTGGCGCCGGCTCGACGGCCCAGCCTCGCGGGACTACTTCCGCGCGGCCTTCGAGGACGGGTTCTGGGACGGTCTCGAAGCGGCGCCCACCTCCTGGCTCGACGCGGTGCACGCCGAGGGGTTCGAGGACGGCTGGTACCACGGCGCCGCCGTCCGCGGCGAGTGGGCCTGGCGCCAGGGGTACGCGGAAGGATTCGACCGTGCCCTCGCCTTCTCGGCGGAGATCGCCTACGACCACGCCTGGCCGCGCGCGTTCACCCGCGCCTACGACGAGGCGTTCGACGCGTGGATGACGACCGCGCGCCCGGCGATCCTCGACGCGGCCCTTCGCGACGGGAACGACGACGGCGTCTTCCAGCCGGGGGAGCCGGTCGAGGTCTCGTGGACGATCGCGAACCTCGGCGGGGCCTCCGGGAGCTTCAACGTGGCGGTGGACGGCGGCGTCCTCGGTGCCCCCGCGAGCGCGACCGTGAACGCTCCGGCGCGCCGCCGCATCGACGCGGTCCGGCCGATCGTCGTGACGCTCGACGCGAACGCCGCCGCGCCCGCCGACGAGAACCTCGTGCTGCGCGTCGAGGGGGAGAAGCGCAGCCTCCCCTTGCGCGTGGCCTTCCCGGTCGAGTTCACCGGCGAGATCGACTACCGCAGCCGCCCCCTCGAAGGGAGCGCGGACGTCGCCTTCCGGGTCGAGAACCGGTCGCGCAAACCCGTCGAGGGGATCGAGGTCGTCCTCGACGGGGGAGCCCGGCGTTCGGTCGGCCGCCTCGACCCCGGCGAGTCGACGACCGTGCCCTTCGCGCTCGACGACGTGCGTCCGCTCGACCTGCTCTCGGGGACGCTGGCGGTGAAGGCCCAGGCGTTCGTCGGCGGCAAGCCCTGGGACGCTCGCGTCGCGCGTTTCCCCGAGCTCGCGACCGACCTGACGAACCCCGTGCTCCTCGACTACCTCGTGGCGCTCGGCCGCGAGCGCGACCCCGACCCGGCCGACGTCGCCCAGGCGCGGCGCCTGCTGGCCCAGCGCCTCGCGGCCGACTGGGACGTCGCGCGCCGCGGCGACGGCAACCCCTTCAAGGACGACGCGCAGGACGGCGGAACGCGCACGGCGCTCGGCGAGCTCGTCGACGTGTACCTCCGCGACCGGGGGGCGCTGTCGCGTTCGATCGCGTTCCACGGGCTCGGCGACGAGATCGCGGCGCAGGTGGAGGAGCTCCCCGGCGCGAATCCGCTGCTTCGCCGCTGGGCGCGCAAGCTGGCGGGAAAGCTGGGGTAGTCTCGCGTCCGCCATGTCCCGGATGTGGATCCTCTGCGGGTTGTCGTTCTCGGGGAAGAGCACGCTCGCCCGGAAGCTCGCGTCGGAGCACGGGGCGGCGGTCGTGAGCCTCGACGCCCTGAACGAGGAACGCGGCGTCGGCTACGGCGGGGACGGTCTGTCCGGCTCGGTGTGGGGAGAGACCCTCGACCTCGCGCTCGAGCGGATCGACGACCTGCTCGTATCGGGGCGCGACGTCGTGGTGGACGACACCTCCTGCTACCGCTGGATCCGCGACCGGTTCCGCGAGGTCGCCGAGCGCCGGGGCGCCGAGGTGAAACTCCTCTTCCTCGACACGCCGCTCGCCGAGATCGCGCGTCGAAGGGCGGAGGTCACCGACCGCCGCGGGACCACCGACGCCGTCTTCGACGAGCACCTGCGGACCTTCGAGCGGCCCGGGGAGGATGAGGGGGCGGAGGTCGTTCCCTAGACCCTCTCGAACACCGTCGCGACCCCCTGGCCGAACCCGATGCACATGGTGGCGACGCCGAC
Protein-coding sequences here:
- a CDS encoding ATP-binding protein gives rise to the protein MSRMWILCGLSFSGKSTLARKLASEHGAAVVSLDALNEERGVGYGGDGLSGSVWGETLDLALERIDDLLVSGRDVVVDDTSCYRWIRDRFREVAERRGAEVKLLFLDTPLAEIARRRAEVTDRRGTTDAVFDEHLRTFERPGEDEGAEVVP